The Candidatus Sysuiplasma acidicola genome includes the window TGAACAAATTCAGGAAGAGCGTGTCCCTCAGACTGATCAAGGATGCAGGTCAATTTTCCGCATCGCCGCTTGTAAGACTCCCAAGAGTGTCGGTGTTGCCAGTCGACGACAAACTGTGGAATTTCATTATTGAACACAGCAAATAGAATTGCCATCATTACATCACCTCACCATTGATTTCTCTAATTTCGCACCTTGCCTGGACGATGCATGTTAAGTCGCTCTGCGGCAGAAAAAAAGCCAAATAGTTGATACCGATGGTTTTCCGCAATGAAAGAAATAAAGATTGCGGGTTTCGGCGGAAGCCTCAGAAAAGGATCGTTCAACAGGATGCTTCTCGGAGCGGCGTCGAGTCTGATGCCGGAAGGATCCACGCTGGAAATAGCCGAGATCTATGACATACCTCTGTTCAACCAGGATCTGGAGTCAAATATACCTCTGCCGGTTGCTGAATTCAAGCGAAAGATATCCCAGGCCGACGGCGTGCTGATAAGCACGCCTGAGTACAACTACTCCGTCCCTGGCGTCCTGAAGAACGTCATAGACTGGGGCTCGAGACCGTACGGGCAGAACTGCTTTGACGGCAAGCATGTGGCACTCATTAGTTCCGGAGGCAGACTAGGCGGCGCGCGGGCACAATACAGTCTGAGACAGTCATTCGTTTTTCTGAACATGAGGCCGGTAAACATGCCCGAAGTGTTCATTTCCAATCCTGCAGATAAGTTTGATGAAAAAGGCAATCTGAAAGATGAAGACATCAAGGCGACAATAAGGACATTGCTGCAGAAACTGGTCGACGCGTGCAGACAATGACGTCGCTGGCACACAGGGTGCTGAAGGAATCATCGGATCGCCGCAAAGCACAGTCGTGACTAGCATGACAATAATAAAATACGGCTCCTGTCTTGAATTATGCAACTGAGTTCCATGAAGGGCAAGCGCTACCTGATAATAAATCTCAAAGGATACGAGGAGGCATTCGGCAGCCGTTCTGTAGAGATAGGCAGGATTGCCAAAGGTGCATCGGAGGAGTATGGTGTTTCCGTCGTTGTCTGTCCGCCAGTTCCGTGGCTTTCGCAAGTGGCTGAAACGGGTGCCGAGACGTTTGCGCAGCACTGCGACCCGTACAAACCCGGAGCGTTTACGGGCTTCACTTCTCCTGAGATGATTAAAGCAACCGGAGCGACTGGCATTCTGATGAACCACACTGAGCACAAGCTGAGACTGCATGAAGTAGAATTCCTTGTGGAGAACTGCCGGAGAACCGGTATGAACGCAACTGTCTGTGCAGATACAGTCTACACAGTCGCGGCGATAAGCGCGCTCGAGCCGGACATCGTCGCAATAGAGCCGCCGGAACTCATCGGCACAGGTATATCCGTTTCGACCGCCAAACCCGAAATAATAACACGGGCAATCGAATCGGTGAGGAAGATCAACAGAGAAGTGCCGGTAATCGCAGGAGCTGGTATATCCAGCGAACAGGACGTGAGGCGCTCCATCGAGCTCGGGGCTAGCGGAGCGCTGGTAGCATCCGCCATTGTCAAATCCGGTTCGCAACGGGAACTCATTTACAGAATGGCGGCCGAATTATCAGGATAGACGCTCGCCGGCAGCCTATTCAGACATTCACCTGGTTCTTCTCGAGTTTGTGAGCAGTTCGCGCGATTCCTCTTCTGACTGCCATATTCTGCCGCCGGCCGTGTCGAACACTATGGTCTTCATGTTGGTGAATTCATCGATGCTGTATCCGATGCCTTCCCTTCCGAGACCGCTCTCCTTGACGCCGCCGAACGGGAAGAAACCCACGCCGTGGGCAGGGAAACTGTTGACAGTCACTTCACCGACCTCAAGCCGCTTGGACACCTTCCATGCGGAGTTAAGGTCCTTTGTGAAAACGGCGGAGTCCAGGCCGTACTCCGATCTGTTTGCTATCTCAATCGACTCGTCCACAGTATCAAACTGATGCACAGGTATGACAGGGCCGAATGTTTCTTCCCACATGATCCGTGCGTCGAGCGGCACGTCGAGTATGAGCGTGGGTTCCATGAAGTTGCCTTCGCTCTTGCCGCCGTGAACGACCTGTGCACCCTTGTCCACCGCATCGGTTATCAGGCCAAGCACATGCTCAACGGCACTCCTGTTTATCAGAGGACCTATCTTCGTATTCTTGTCCCTAGGATCGCCTACTGTCCATGTCCGTATCCCTTCAGCAAGCAGCCCGCAGAATTTCTGGTACACCTCGCGCTGCACGAGGACACGGCTTATGGCATCGCACCGCTGACCGGCATTCTTCAGCGATCCTGCAAGTGTTTTTGAAGCCGCGGAGGGAATATCGGCATCATTGAGTATTATGGCGGCACCCTTTCCGCCTAGCTCCAGGTGTATTTTCTTTATGCCGGATATCTTCGTCAGATTCTTACCGACTTCTGTGCTGCCAGTAAAAGTGACTACATCGACGACCGGACTCTCGGCCATGTAACTTCCCAGCGCGCCCTTGCCGGTGATGATGCTTACTGACCCGGAAGGCAGTCCGGCCTCCTCCATGATCTTGGCCATCAGAATAGCCGGGATAGGATCAACGCTCGGCGGTTTCACAATTACCGAATTGCCTGCAAGAAGAGCTGGAATGACTTTTGTGTATGTTATGAAGAGCGGGTAGTTGAACGGCGAGATGGCCAGAACCAAACCGACCGGTTCCCTGATTATCAGCGCGTATTTGCCTATATTCTCTTCAGCCCAGTCTCCCGGTATGTAGTCGCCGAATATCTTGCGAGCCTCTTCGAACGTCAGGGAGAGCCTGTGCATAGTCGCATTTATTTCACCGCTTGCATCGGCAAGTGTCTTTCCGTTATTGAGGACGATAGAATCCTGGAGAACTGCAAAATTCTCTTCCACGATCCTGGAAGCCTTGGTCATTGCACCCATGCGTTCTATTGCAGGCATCCTGCGTATCAGAGATTTTGCCTTATATGCGTCATTGAGCACCCTGTCAGCATCTATTTCAGAAGCTGCAGAAATTCGAGCTATGACGCTGTTGTCGATAGGACTCATCACATCAGTAAACTCACCTGATTCGGGAAAATGCCATTTCCCGCCCGAATATATCTTGAAATTCGGTATTCCGTCTTTACCACTTTCGTAGATTTCACTGAAGAAATCATTCAGTTCCAGTTTCATTTCGTATATCACTTCTTCATTTTGGTTCGAATCATGTACGCGAACATACTGCTTGTTATTATATTTTGACATTCCTTCTTCTCGAAATTACTATGAGAGGGATCACACGATAGGCGTGCGCGGTATAGCCGATAGAAGTGCATTGAAGTTCTGCGCAATGGTTAAGTATTACGATCCATGTCGAAACCGGGAAAATACAAGTGCGATCAAATGAGCGAAGTAAGCAGTTTTGTCTCGTATTCTGGAAACAGAACCAGCCCCTTTGTCATCGGCCACAGAGGAGCGGCAGGTCATGCGCCTGAAAACACACTGTCGTCATTTTCGCTCGCAATAGAAATGGGAGCCGATGCGGTTGAGTTTGACATCCATCAGACAGCCGATAACAGAATAGTCGTGATTCATGACGAGGCGCTCGATCGGACGACAGACGGCGAAGGAATGGTCATGTCGACAACGTTAGGGGACATAAAGAAGCTGGATGCCGGAAGCTGGTTCGGCGAAAAGTTTTCCGGAGAGAGGATTCCAACGCTTGAAGAGACGCTGACACACATATGCGGAGGCGCCATAGCCCTGGTTGAAGTAAAACACGGTACTGACTTCTACCCTCATATCGAGGAAAACATAATCAAAACCGTTTCCGGGAAAAAGGAATGGCTGAGGAAGGCAATTTTCATTTCATTCGATCCTTCAGTAATAGCGAAGCTCAAGGAACTCAACCGGGAAATAACGGTAGGTCTGCTGACGCTTGATCCGCCTGAGGAATATCTGGAGATAGCGAAAGAATTCGGAGCCTCTGCTCTATTTCCGCGCTGGGAAAAGATGAAACCGGATTCGGTGAAGCTTGTTCATGAAGAAGGCTGTACCGTTCATCCATGGGTCATGGACAAAGAAGAGGACATAAACAGGGTGCTCGAAATGAGACCGGACAGTCTTTCCTCGAATTTTCCGGATCGGTTGCTGACTGCCGTACGCTCGCGATAACGCATTTGGATGGCGCCGTGGCAGCATATCCTGCACATCTTCAGCGCCAACAATCACGTTCGTCTGCCTTTAGTGCCGAGCGCAAAGCGTGCATTAACCCATGCTGCGCCTGAACGCGGCGCACTATTTTGAATGGCGCGCGGAAAGTTTGCCCACCTGATCGGATGTCAGCGTCCACTCCGGTCTGAAGTTGAATTCTCCATGCTGCAGCAGTTCCAGGGAGGTTACTCCTCCGCACTCGAAATGCGGCAGTTCGGGGTTGTCAGTGGAGCACAGAAGCGAAAATATCCTTTTCAGGTTCGGAAGATGGCCCACAACTACGACGTCACTATCAGCGGTTTCACGCAACACTTCGATGAAACCGTCCGGATCCGCCTCCGGTTCGAGGCAATCGAGCACGATGCGCGGTGCGCCGACAATTCCTGAGACGATGTCGGCAGTCATGACAGCTCTTCCGACCGGGGAGGTGTATACTGCACGCACATTGCGGGAATGCTGCGTTATGACAACTCCGGCTTCCGACGCCTGCTTCATGCCGGAAGCCGAGATTGGCGGATCGCGAGAGCCGTTTCTGACGTATTCCCCGTGTCTCACAATGAATAAATGCATTTGCGCTGCAACTCCCTTGCACATGAGGAATCGCGTGCATGTTTCATAGCCTGTTTGCTGCTCATGCCTGTCCCCAATTGATGCGAAAGTGTTATTTGCACCACTGACATCCATCATCTCCGAATGAAGATATCGATGATACTCGGGGGTCTTCTTTACATTTTCAGGGGAACAGTCGTCCTGTTTCCATTTGCAATCGCGGCAATGCTCGGGCTGCTCCCGGTGCATACCGGATCGTCAGCGACTTCACTGACGACAGAGGAGCCGTTGTGGGTGCTTGGCGGCGCGTCCATATTTATTGCATTCCTGGAGGAACATTACTTCAGGGAGAAAGAGTACGAGGCATTCGTTATTTCACTGGTAGGAACGGCACTGATATTTTCAATTTCTGCAATATTCTACACTGATGCGGTGAACTTCCTCCCCATTGTAGCCTATGCTCTCTTCTCATTCGGCGTCATCGACTTCATACTTGGTCTCGAATATCACAAGCCCGGACACAAGGGCAGGATGAAGAAAAGAACGCCTGAGAGTGCATGAGGAAAGATGACAGAGCATTCGTGCAAGCTGCACTACCCCATGGTCTGACTGTTTTCTGCTCTCAGTCGGTGTTGCCTCCATGCCATACGGCGGGGCAGTAGTGCATTCTGTAAATGACAATAGGCATGCGAAACGACGATGCCGAACTAGTGCTCTGTTTCATGAGCCATGCACCGGTTAAGGGAGCGGGTGCACCTCCACGCATTGGAACAGAGCAGCGGCTAGCACAATTATGAGGACCTCGAGCATGGCGCGCGGAGGAAATGGGTGTCGTTCATTTGTGTGAAACGGGCTGGAGAACGCGCGCATCAGGTCCCGTATAATTTGCACGGGGGCGCATGATCCGGCCGCCATTTTCCACATATTCAGACATGTGCGCTATCCAGCCGACTGTACGCGAAAGAGCGAATAGGGCCGTAAACATGTGAAGCGGGAAGCCTATGCCCTTGAATGCGACACCTGAATAGAAGTCCGTGTTGGGAAAGATGTGTTTTGGAGCGAATCGTTCCACGCCCAGTTTTTCCAGCTTCTCCGCAATTTCCAGCGTCTGCCTGTCCTCGACACTCGTCGAAAGCTCGATTGCCATCGACTTGAATATGGCCATCCGCGGGTCGTATGTCCTGTATACCCTGTGTCCGAAACCCATGAGTCGCCTCTTGCCCTCAACCACGTTTGTCTGGAACCAGTGATCCACGTTTTCCGGACTCCCGATGTCCTCGAATTGAGAATATGCTGCCTCCGCCGCACCGCCGTGGAGAGGGCCCTTCAACGCCGCAATTGCAGCGGCAATGGAAGAATACATATCGGAAAGCGTCGAGCATGAAACAATGGCTGCAGTGGTCGAGGCAGGCACCTCGTGGTCCGCATAGAGCACGAGTGCCCTGTTCATCACGGTCACGGCCCGTTTGTCTACAGCGCCGTCAAAACATGCCTGAAGGAAACTCCTCGCATAACTCTCGGTCGGCTCCGGCAACTTCAGTTCTTTGCCTGCCATATGCCTGTATGCTGCGGCGACCACTGCTGAAGCGCGACCGAGAGCCTCGGGCGCCTTGAGGGCAACGTTCTCCCTGCTCCAGACAAAGCCGTCCTCACCGCAGGAGAGCGAGGCGAATGCAGTTTCGAACACGGACAGTGCATCGGCATCTTCAGGTAGGGCTGAGATGACACGCCTCGTGAACTCAGGGAGCACATATCCCTTCTGCACAGACGAAGTGAACTCTGCGAGTTTTCTCCTGTCAGGCAGTTCGCCGAACAGCATCAGAAAACTTACTTCCTCATAGGAACACTTCTCTACCAGATCCTTTATATCGTAGCCGCGGTAGCGCAGAATTCCTTTCTCTCCGTCGATTGATGTCAATGCAGTATTCTTGATATAGATGTCTTCGAGACCGTTGCTTATTTCCATTTTTATACCTCCGCCAGGAATCGCACAGGCACATGTCATGGCCCAATATGGACAGTTTCGTGAGCCAGATGTCCACCCGCGAATGAGGTTGCGAGTTTTTGCGATGTTATTTGATAATCCTTTGCACTATTTTTTAACTTTCATTCCAGTGTGATTTTTTGTCCCGGAATTTGCATGCTTTTTTGATGAAAAAGATGTATCCATCGCCTCATAGTCATGATACCGGAGGACTGCATACTGTTCATCCCTGGTCATCATCCTGTCCATAATACCCTTCTGAGTGCCATCTTTCTTCAGCGCGATGAGTGCTGAGGCTGTTGCCTTCGCAGCCGCCCGGAATGTCGTGACAGGAAAAATCACGTATCTGTAGCCTGCCTCTCTGAAGAACGATGCGGGAATCAGAGGCGTTTTGCCGAATTCGGTCATATTCGCTAGCAGGGGGCTGCGCACTGCTTTTGAGAAAAGGGAAAATTCCGACGTGCTGAGCAGCGCTTCAGGGAATATGATGTCAGCCCCGTTTTCGACATATGAATGCGCCCTGTCGATTGCTCCGTCCATGCCTTCGACCGCTCTTGCATCTGTCCTTGCAATGATCAGTGCGTTTTTCCTGGCGGCAAGCGCCGCCCTTATCTTCTCATTCATCTCTTCTGTTGTAACAAGCTCCTTGCCTTCCAGATGGCCGCATCGCTTGGGCGATTTCTGGTCTTCCAGCTGCACGGCGTCCGCTCCCGCCTTTTCCAGCGTCCTGACCGTCCTCCATACACTGACGGGACCGCCGAATCCGGTGTCTGCATCCACTACTACGGGTATGTCCGTCACCTCTCTGATCTGGGCAACAATGCCGCTCAGTTCACTGAGCGTTATAAGGCCGATGTCCGGGATACCCATGGAAGAGGTGAGCGCACCGCCTGAAAGGTAGACTGCGTCAAAACCGGCTTTCTCCGCCTGAAGAGCGGTGAAAGCGCTGTATACGCCTGGAATGACAGTGAATCGCTTCTTCAGAAGGTCAGACAAGCTGATCAACCCTCGTTTTTTCAGCTAAATGCATCTTCTCGAGCAGCTTCCTGTCTTTCGTCAGCATCAGGAACTTCTCGTCCAGCTCTGCATCCGTCATCGGATTCTTGTAATGACCGTGCGGCACGCTGAGTTCCTCCTGGTGAATGCCGTTCGAGGCGTGCACGACGATGCGTGTGGGAAGAAGGCCGGGATATGATTCCGTGAAATCTCTTCTCTCAACAACTTCAACCTTGCTCATCAGTTCCCGGACTCCTGCGTCTCCAATCAGCGAATACGTATCGAGCCAGAATCTGCCGGTGTGCAGGGCTGCCGCGACTATGAACGGCAGGCTGTGATCGGCGGTCTCACGGTTAGCCGGTGCCCATTTTTCAGGGTCCGCGAGAATTGATCTGCCTGCTTCGTATGTTTCCACCTCGACACGTGAAATTGCAGCACCGTCCAGTTTTGAGTGAATCTTCAGTGCAGCGTCCACGGCGGCCTGCGCGTGGTACTCCACCGGATATTTCTTGATATATGTTCTCAGAATCGCATCGGCCTTCTTGATATCGTGGAGCTTTGAAACGTCGAGTTCGGGAAGGAGCACATTGCGCAGTCCGAGCTTGCCCGAAATGGGCGTTGACGGCGCGGTGAAACCGTTCAGCGTGGCGAGCGCGGCGAAAGTGGCGTTCCTACTGGCGTTTGCCGCGGCGCCCGCCTTCCACATGGAAAGGTCTCCGACTCTGCTTTCCCGAAGCGCAATGTGAGGAACGGTTGTAATGGAAATTACATTTATTGTCTGCTTTTCATCCAGATTCAGGAGTTTAGAAAGAGCTGCCGCCATGCCTATCTGCAGGAAGTTAACATGATCCAGACCGTGCTTCCTTGGTGAGGCAGAGTCGCACAACCTGATTCCCACTTCATAGCCTGCGGCTATTGCGGTGAAGAGAGACTTTGCATCACTTTTGAACAATGAACCTACCGAGAGCAGTGTGCCAATCATGTCGCTGGGATGCAACGGTTCCCTGGAAAGATAGGTGTCGTTGAAATCCAGATACCTGATCAGCAGTGAATTATAGAATGATGCGGCGTCCGCGGATGCTGTGCCGCCTCCTATCAGATGCGCCTCCCCCTTGTAGAAGTCGAGAGCATGGTGAAAAGCAGCGGCAGGCGGCGAGTCTATGGAAGCGGTTGCAACACCGAAAGAGTCTGTGATTCTGCGTCCGACTTCGTGAATCACGCCTTCCTCCAGGTCGTCGAAACTGAGGTTGCATACAAACGAAGCTATTTCCTCTTCCACGTTCATGGGCAAAACATGCCTGCCGTTTTATTTATAGCTGACCGAGGAACGAGGAAGCGGCTCATGATTAAGGCCGGATCGCCGACACCATTACGCACCCATCAATGACCGGTTTCTTCGATTTCCAGATATGGAAACTTTGCGCTCGGTTTCTCTATGAATCTGTTCATCATAACCTGCACGATTAACTCGTATTCCTTTGCGATGTTTCTCATACCGCTGTAAAGCAGAGGATAGAAAACAGACAACTGTTCTCTCTGCGCATGTTCATGCGCCTGCATGTTCTGCAGCGATTTCATGCCCTCCCAACAGGTCTTCTCAAGTGCTTGCGCACCGTCCAGTGCTGCTGAGGCAGCATTCAGATCCTGCTCGAAGAGGCATGACGATGTGCTAACTGAGAGTTCGTGAAACATCGAAAGCAAAGCAGTTGTTTCGGTTTTGAACCGCTCCTTACGGGGCTGATGCTGACCCGCTGAATCAATTTCGTTTACGAGTTCCTCCGACAGATCCGCCACGAATTCCAGACTGGCTGCAATCGCCCTGTCGCCCAGAAGATGGCGAGAGTCCTCTATCCCCATCTGTTTCGCGACATCCCTGTCTCTTGCCCCCAGCAGGAGCAGGCGGAGGACGAGTCTGTAGAGCTTGTCAACATCCATCTCCATATCAGCAACCTCCCGGAGTGCACTGCCGTCAGAATTCATGACGCTCTCCAGCATCCTTTCCACCATTGCCGAGGACTGGAAAAATAGCCTTTTGATCATTGACATGAGCGGAAACCTGGGGGGCTGGACCATGCATTCAAGGAGCATGTTATTCTCCGTCTGCTCCACAACAGTAACGCCCGTGAGCCGGTCCACGGCCATGTTGACCTGCCGGACCTGCTCCGTCGTGAGTCCCACCTCCGACGAAACGTCGATTGTATTGTAGCCGACGATGTAGCAGCCTATGATTGTTCTCATGATCAACCTGTCTTCAGGACAGTGGTTGGCGTGTATCCTGCACCTCACCGGGAAGGTCGCCGAACCAACAGTTTCCTCACCCAGCGTTAAGTTCCCGTCATCGCCAATTGTCATACTCAGCAGGCTTCCCGCCTTTAAACCGCGTGAAACTGTCCAGTCCTTGGGTAGCGATATGCCCAGACTGGCATTGCCGAGCCTTTGAACGCGCCTTACATCTCTCTCCAGAATTATCCCCTTCAAATTTTGCCACTGTCGCGGGCGTCATTAACTAGCTTCGGAGACTACATATTATTTGCCATTTGAGGTGCGGGGCATCCAACTGTATTTTCGCACGCCCCCATGTCTACGATGTGCATCATGCGGAATGGAACATGCATCGAAGTGATGCCCACCGGCACGCATCAGTGGTGAATGTAAGCGACTTTCTGGTCGGCAATCAATTGCGATGCAGCGGATGATGTCCCGGATCCAGCCTGTGCTTCCTGCCTGCGCACCTGGCGCCGGTTCCGGCCGGCGTATATGGGTGCATCGCTTTCTGACAGCATCTCCACCCTTGCATGCTCGTCCGGCCTGCTTCCGGAGAGCGAAGTGTACAGCAGAGCGGTGCGTATGAGTTCACCGGGCAGAGCCAGCGCGTCCCTTACATAATCAGACTTATCGGACAGTATGAAACGTATTGCAGTGGGCAGCAGATCGCTCTTCGGCCACGCAAGTCCGCTGCGGCCTCCGCCCGTAGCGAGATAACGGCGTAAGTAGAAGGAGTAAAGAGCGAAATACTGAATCGCCTGAATGACGGACGGATGAACCATTGTCTTCATTACGGGTGTGAGAAAATCAAACCGGTCCCAGTCCAGAGTGAAAATGGTATCCTCCTCGAGCGCCTGCCTGAATATTGCAGTCCCCGGGAGAGGCGTGTATATGGTGAACTGTACGACATCTGCACCCGATCCTGCCAGCCTTACTGCAAGCCTGACCGTAGAGAGCATGTCCATGAACCGTTCGTACGGGGCGCCTATCATGAAACTCAGCAGCACTACGACGCCGTTTTCATCGAGTGTTCTAATTGCGGCTACCGTGTCCGAGGCACGTATGCTCTTGCGCATCTTCTTCAGCACTTCCCTGCTCCCGGATTCCACACCGATTGCGGCGACGCGAAATCCGGATTTCACGGCAGCCGGTATGATGTCGGGGTTGCGTGCAATGACATCTGCCCGCATCTGTGCTAACCACCGTATATCCGGGCCGCTGTCGGCTATTGAAGAAAAGAGTTTTCTCCTCTGATCCAGATTCTGCGGCAGAATGAAAATATCGTCGGTGAAAAATATCCAGTCGTATCCAGCTTTCTTCGCCATCTCCATTTCGGCAATTATCCTCGCGTTGGATTTGTAGCGCCTCCTGTATCCCCATGTTGGAGTGACGGAACAGAAATCACAGCCATAGGGGCAGCCGCGAGATGTTTCGAGACACACAACCGTCTCGTTCGTGCCGAATGTCCTGATCTGGTATTTTTCCCTGTCCACGAGATCGAGCGAGGGAAGAGGCAGACTGTCCAGATCGGAGATGAGCGGCCTCGGTGCCGTTCTGATGATCCGGTCTCCGTCACGAAAGACGATGCCGCGGACATTTACAGAGGAGGCACCTGACTCCAGGACCGACACCAATTCCCTGATTGTTTCGTCTCCTTCGCCGAGGGCGACAATGTCGAAGCCGTCCCGGATAATGCTTTCGGGAAGGAATGTTGCATGATGCCCGCCGACAATAACCTTCAGATCATGTTTTTCCTCTTTCAGCCTGAGCATTAGCTGTCTTGCGCTGTTGTATGACGCAGTGGCATGGATGGTAATGCCCACAAGATCCGGCTTGAGCGAAAGCGTTCTGGCGACCGTCTCCTCCATTGTGAGCTTGTCCGCTTCCATGTCGATGATGAAAACCCGGTTGCCTGCCACCGTGCGTATCGAGGCGGCAAGCTGCAGCAGGCCAACCGGTACCGGCAGAAAACCCATCTTCGTCAGATAGAGACTGCCCCTTGAATTAGAGGGCCTTACCAATACTGTCCTCATTCCATTTGCCTTCCTTGATGCTCGATTTGCACTAATATCCTGTCAGGACTAGTAAAGAGATGTTGCAGGCACTATACGTACAATATGTATCGGGCATGAACAGATATCAACATGTCAGCGTGAAAAAAACTGACATGCAATCCACCTGCCTGTACACTGACCTGGACGGGATTCAACCTGACGTGCTCAGACGAAGGAGGCTACGTTCCCTCATCCATGCTCCTGTGAGATGCGCGTCCCCTGACAAAACCGTACGTTATGACTCCAGAGAGTATCATCAATGTGCCGAGATAGAGAGCCTGTTCGCCAAGTGCGGCCATAACAACAAACGACAGTACGACCGATACGACCTGCAATGCTGGATAGAAGGGAGATTCAAACGCTCCGCCGACTCCCCTCCGTCTGAGGATGACGACTGCGAGTCCCGTGAGCGCGTAACTGAACACAACGCCGAAGTTCGAGGCCAGCGCGATATACTTGAGGTTGCCAATGAAAAGGGACAGCACCGCAAGCATGCAGATGACCAGCACACCTCTCCTTGGCGAGTCTGCATGACGACCGGCGACCCAGGAAGGCAGCATACCGTCTTCGGCCATCTGAAGAAGGGTACGTGAGCCTGCCACGACAAGAGACATCGTGACAGTCAGTGTGGCTATTATTGCAACACCTGAAACAACATAATTCAGCAGCTGCGGTGCATGAGAGTACTGTATGGCGTTTGAAAGCGGATTCGCAGTTATGCCGTACAGTGTCCACGGCATCATGGCAAGCATGCCCGCTACGACGAGAATGTACAGCACTGTACTTATCAGCAATGAAATTATGATCGCCCGGGGCACGTTCCTCTGGCCGTCCTCAACTTCCGGCGTCAGAGTGGCTATTGTGTTGAAACCTGAGTATGCGAAGAATGCAAGCGACGCGGCAACAATGAGACCGGAGAAGCCCCCGGGAAGAAGCGGTGTGAACGATGATGCCTTCCACGAACCGTAGAAAAGGGATGCGACGATGAAAGCCGCGAGTCCACCGACAGTTATGAAGACGAGGTATTGTTCGATGCGGGCAACCAGCCTTAAACCTGCATAATCAACAAACGCAACTGCGACTATCAGTATTATTGAAATGGGAATCAGAAAATTCTCTGTGTGCAGCAGGACACCAACATAGGAACTGAATCCTAGAGAGACTGCCGCGGCTGCAATGGCATATGATATCGCACGCAACCAGCCTACAATAAAACCCATTGCGTCTCCCATGGTTGTCCGGACAAAGGAATAGAGTCCTCCGTGTGCCACGACCTTCGATGATAGCTCGGCGCTGTTCAATGCAACAGTGGTGGCCAGTGTCGCCGTGATGATGAATGCCAGAAGGGCTCCGGGTCCGGCAATGTGTATGGCTGTTCCTGCAAGAACGAATATGCCTGCGCCTATTATATTTCCGAGGCCGATAAACATCGCCTGCGACATCGTTATTTTTCCGGCTGCCATCCTTAACTTGAAACACACCCTGGTTTAATCCGTTTTTGTTGACACAGAGTCGCGAACAAAATTCGAAACAGAG containing:
- a CDS encoding amino acid permease; protein product: MAAGKITMSQAMFIGLGNIIGAGIFVLAGTAIHIAGPGALLAFIITATLATTVALNSAELSSKVVAHGGLYSFVRTTMGDAMGFIVGWLRAISYAIAAAAVSLGFSSYVGVLLHTENFLIPISIILIVAVAFVDYAGLRLVARIEQYLVFITVGGLAAFIVASLFYGSWKASSFTPLLPGGFSGLIVAASLAFFAYSGFNTIATLTPEVEDGQRNVPRAIIISLLISTVLYILVVAGMLAMMPWTLYGITANPLSNAIQYSHAPQLLNYVVSGVAIIATLTVTMSLVVAGSRTLLQMAEDGMLPSWVAGRHADSPRRGVLVICMLAVLSLFIGNLKYIALASNFGVVFSYALTGLAVVILRRRGVGGAFESPFYPALQVVSVVLSFVVMAALGEQALYLGTLMILSGVITYGFVRGRASHRSMDEGT
- a CDS encoding B12-binding domain-containing radical SAM protein, yielding MRTVLVRPSNSRGSLYLTKMGFLPVPVGLLQLAASIRTVAGNRVFIIDMEADKLTMEETVARTLSLKPDLVGITIHATASYNSARQLMLRLKEEKHDLKVIVGGHHATFLPESIIRDGFDIVALGEGDETIRELVSVLESGASSVNVRGIVFRDGDRIIRTAPRPLISDLDSLPLPSLDLVDREKYQIRTFGTNETVVCLETSRGCPYGCDFCSVTPTWGYRRRYKSNARIIAEMEMAKKAGYDWIFFTDDIFILPQNLDQRRKLFSSIADSGPDIRWLAQMRADVIARNPDIIPAAVKSGFRVAAIGVESGSREVLKKMRKSIRASDTVAAIRTLDENGVVVLLSFMIGAPYERFMDMLSTVRLAVRLAGSGADVVQFTIYTPLPGTAIFRQALEEDTIFTLDWDRFDFLTPVMKTMVHPSVIQAIQYFALYSFYLRRYLATGGGRSGLAWPKSDLLPTAIRFILSDKSDYVRDALALPGELIRTALLYTSLSGSRPDEHARVEMLSESDAPIYAGRNRRQVRRQEAQAGSGTSSAASQLIADQKVAYIHH
- a CDS encoding MmgE/PrpD family protein, with amino-acid sequence MNVEEEIASFVCNLSFDDLEEGVIHEVGRRITDSFGVATASIDSPPAAAFHHALDFYKGEAHLIGGGTASADAASFYNSLLIRYLDFNDTYLSREPLHPSDMIGTLLSVGSLFKSDAKSLFTAIAAGYEVGIRLCDSASPRKHGLDHVNFLQIGMAAALSKLLNLDEKQTINVISITTVPHIALRESRVGDLSMWKAGAAANASRNATFAALATLNGFTAPSTPISGKLGLRNVLLPELDVSKLHDIKKADAILRTYIKKYPVEYHAQAAVDAALKIHSKLDGAAISRVEVETYEAGRSILADPEKWAPANRETADHSLPFIVAAALHTGRFWLDTYSLIGDAGVRELMSKVEVVERRDFTESYPGLLPTRIVVHASNGIHQEELSVPHGHYKNPMTDAELDEKFLMLTKDRKLLEKMHLAEKTRVDQLV